In a single window of the Frondihabitans peucedani genome:
- the map gene encoding type I methionyl aminopeptidase, translated as MAFRRPGIYKTPDELRRMLRPGLLTAASLDAVAAAIRPGVTTGELDAIAEKTIRDGGGEPNFMLVPGYSKTTCVSVNDDVVHGIPGDRVLVAGDIVSVDSGAQLEEWNGDSARTFVVEGVADPARTEARRELNRVTEQSLWHGIAALATARHLNQVGEAIEEYVESQGTYGILEDYVGHGIGRSMHEEPPVFNYRVRGNGPAVKAGLVVAIEPMITAGGIETFTQSDDWTVTTSDGSDSAHWEHSVAVHPGGVWVLTAADGGASGLEPLGVRPVPLP; from the coding sequence GTGGCCTTCCGCCGCCCGGGGATCTACAAGACCCCAGACGAACTGCGCAGGATGCTGCGGCCCGGCCTGCTGACGGCCGCGTCGCTCGACGCCGTGGCTGCAGCGATCCGCCCCGGAGTCACGACGGGCGAGCTCGACGCGATCGCCGAGAAGACGATCCGCGACGGCGGTGGCGAGCCGAACTTCATGCTCGTGCCCGGCTACTCGAAGACGACGTGCGTCTCTGTCAACGACGACGTCGTGCACGGCATCCCGGGCGACCGGGTCCTCGTCGCGGGCGACATCGTGTCCGTCGACAGCGGGGCGCAGCTCGAGGAGTGGAACGGCGACAGCGCCCGGACATTCGTCGTCGAGGGTGTCGCCGATCCTGCGCGGACCGAGGCCCGCCGCGAGCTCAATCGTGTCACCGAGCAGTCTCTCTGGCACGGCATCGCCGCTCTCGCCACCGCCCGCCACCTGAACCAGGTCGGCGAGGCCATCGAGGAGTACGTCGAGTCGCAGGGCACGTACGGGATCCTCGAAGACTATGTCGGCCACGGCATCGGGCGCTCCATGCACGAGGAGCCGCCGGTGTTCAACTACCGCGTCCGCGGCAACGGGCCCGCAGTGAAGGCCGGTCTCGTCGTGGCGATCGAGCCCATGATCACCGCGGGAGGCATCGAGACCTTCACGCAGAGCGACGACTGGACCGTGACGACGAGCGACGGCTCCGACTCCGCGCACTGGGAGCACTCCGTCGCCGTGCACCCGGGCGGCGTGTGGGTGCTGACCGCAGCCGACGGCGGGGCGTCGGGCCTCGAGCCGCTGGGCGTCCGGCCGGTCCCGCTGCCGTAG
- a CDS encoding adenylate kinase, whose amino-acid sequence MSDVRQGTRLLIVGPPGSGKGTQAGRIADEYGVPAISTGDIFRANVKNETPLGVQVKAIMDAGDYVPDSLTNELIEDRLGQPDAERGFLLDGYPRTAAQVEYLDSLLASKGESLTAVVQLTADLDEIVERLRKRALDQGRSDDTEEAIRHRQDVYLRETGPLISEYEGRGILVEVDGLGTIDEVASRIDAALAARGIRPTAAA is encoded by the coding sequence ATGAGCGACGTCCGACAGGGCACCCGCCTGCTCATCGTCGGCCCTCCCGGGTCGGGCAAGGGCACGCAGGCAGGCAGGATCGCCGACGAGTACGGCGTGCCAGCGATCTCGACCGGAGACATCTTCCGGGCGAACGTCAAGAACGAGACGCCCCTCGGTGTGCAGGTCAAGGCGATCATGGACGCCGGCGACTACGTCCCGGACTCCCTGACCAACGAGCTCATCGAAGACCGCCTCGGTCAGCCAGACGCCGAGCGCGGCTTCCTGCTCGACGGGTACCCCCGCACGGCGGCGCAGGTGGAGTACCTCGACTCCCTGCTGGCATCCAAGGGCGAGTCCCTGACCGCTGTGGTGCAGCTGACGGCCGACCTCGACGAGATCGTCGAGCGGCTCCGTAAGCGCGCGCTCGACCAGGGCCGCTCCGACGACACCGAAGAGGCCATCCGTCACCGCCAGGACGTCTACCTGCGCGAGACCGGCCCGCTGATCTCCGAGTACGAGGGTCGCGGCATCCTGGTCGAGGTCGACGGTCTCGGTACCATCGACGAGGTCGCCTCCCGCATCGACGCGGCCCTCGCGGCACGCGGCATCCGGCCCACGGCCGCGGCCTGA
- a CDS encoding LCP family protein: MPGERSRRRDPARSGVARHGRLPRSGPFRFAALLVGVALAVSLVSVGGVAAFAGISLKTQIKSVSIGAKDDRIAESTSIGAIEGGANILLVGSDTRVGQTDVAAGVADGSRNDVTILIHLSADHTQMTAVSFPRDLMVDLPSCTGTNGATFPAADYQQFNTSLGEGLGCTVATVESMTGLTIPYAAEITFDGVIEMSNAIGGVDVCVARPIDDSDSGLVLSAGTHTLQGLQALEFLRTRHGVGDGSDLARISSQQVFLSAMMRKIVSSGTLGNPVKLYGLASAAVKNMTLSKSLGDTDTMVELGLALKGIDLSKVLFVQYPTATDPENSNRVVADESSATILNADLKSDTKFTLGANSTGRASAAEGSSGTASSGTTSSGTTSSGTAGGTASGSAGSGTAATSSPTATPSSSATSSPAATSSTLPSTITGQAASEATCSVGNG, from the coding sequence GTGCCTGGAGAACGTTCGAGACGCCGTGATCCTGCCCGGTCGGGTGTCGCCCGCCACGGGCGACTGCCCCGGAGCGGACCCTTCCGCTTCGCGGCGCTCCTCGTGGGAGTCGCCCTCGCCGTGTCGCTGGTCAGCGTCGGAGGGGTCGCCGCGTTCGCCGGGATCTCGTTGAAGACGCAGATCAAGAGCGTCTCCATCGGCGCGAAGGACGACAGGATCGCCGAGAGCACCTCCATCGGCGCGATCGAGGGCGGGGCGAACATCCTGCTGGTCGGCAGCGACACCCGGGTGGGCCAGACCGACGTGGCAGCCGGGGTCGCGGACGGCAGCCGGAACGACGTCACGATCCTGATCCACCTGTCGGCCGACCACACGCAGATGACCGCCGTCTCGTTCCCCCGCGACCTCATGGTCGACCTCCCCTCCTGCACCGGGACGAACGGCGCCACGTTCCCCGCAGCGGACTACCAGCAGTTCAACACGAGTCTCGGAGAAGGTCTCGGCTGCACCGTCGCCACGGTCGAGTCGATGACGGGTCTGACGATCCCCTACGCGGCCGAGATCACGTTCGACGGCGTCATCGAGATGTCGAACGCCATCGGCGGGGTCGACGTCTGCGTGGCCAGGCCCATCGACGACTCCGACTCCGGTCTCGTCCTCTCGGCCGGCACCCACACGCTTCAGGGGCTGCAGGCGCTCGAGTTCCTCCGCACCCGCCACGGCGTCGGAGACGGGAGCGACCTCGCCCGCATCTCGTCGCAGCAGGTGTTCCTGTCGGCCATGATGCGGAAGATCGTCTCGAGCGGCACCCTCGGCAACCCGGTCAAGCTCTACGGGCTCGCGTCGGCGGCGGTCAAGAACATGACCCTCTCGAAGAGCCTCGGCGACACCGACACGATGGTCGAGCTCGGCCTGGCGCTCAAGGGCATCGACCTGTCGAAGGTGCTCTTCGTCCAGTACCCGACGGCGACCGACCCCGAGAACTCCAACCGGGTGGTCGCTGACGAGTCGTCGGCGACGATCTTGAACGCCGACCTCAAGAGCGACACGAAGTTCACCCTCGGCGCGAACAGCACCGGGCGAGCGTCGGCCGCGGAGGGGTCGAGCGGCACGGCGTCGAGCGGGACGACGTCGAGCGGGACGACGTCGAGCGGCACAGCGGGCGGCACCGCATCGGGCAGCGCAGGATCAGGCACCGCTGCCACGTCCAGCCCGACCGCCACGCCCTCCTCCTCGGCGACATCGTCCCCGGCGGCCACGTCGTCGACGCTCCCGTCGACCATCACCGGCCAGGCGGCGTCGGAGGCCACCTGCTCGGTCGGAAACGGGTAG
- the rpsK gene encoding 30S ribosomal protein S11, with protein sequence MAAPKSAARKPRRKEKKNVAVGQAHIKSTFNNTIVSITDPSGAVLSWASSGAVGFKGSRKSTPFAAQLAAESAARQAQEHGVKKVDVFVKGPGSGRETAIRSLQAAGLEVGSINDVTPQAHNGCRPPKRRRV encoded by the coding sequence TTGGCAGCACCGAAGTCGGCCGCGCGTAAGCCCCGCCGTAAAGAGAAGAAGAACGTCGCCGTGGGCCAGGCCCACATCAAGTCGACGTTCAACAACACCATCGTTTCGATCACCGACCCGTCCGGGGCCGTCCTGAGCTGGGCTTCGTCCGGCGCCGTCGGCTTCAAGGGCTCGCGCAAGTCGACCCCGTTCGCGGCGCAGCTCGCTGCCGAGTCGGCTGCGCGTCAGGCGCAGGAGCACGGCGTCAAGAAGGTCGACGTGTTCGTCAAGGGCCCGGGTTCCGGCCGCGAGACGGCGATCCGCTCGCTCCAGGCCGCTGGCCTCGAGGTCGGTTCGATCAACGACGTCACCCCGCAGGCGCACAACGGATGCCGCCCGCCGAAGCGCCGTCGCGTCTGA
- the rpsI gene encoding 30S ribosomal protein S9, with protein sequence MASIADSIENTPESFTTESAAPVEASAPRPVLTVGGGAVGRRKQAIARVRLTPGTGVITVNGRALDEYFPNKLHQQLINDPFKVLDLLGSYDVVAKISGGGPSGQAGALRLGISRTLNEIDEENNRAELKKAGFLSRDARVKERKKAGLKKARKAPQFSKR encoded by the coding sequence GTGGCCAGCATCGCCGATTCCATCGAAAACACCCCCGAGAGCTTCACGACCGAGAGCGCCGCTCCTGTCGAGGCCTCGGCTCCCCGTCCCGTCCTCACCGTCGGCGGCGGCGCCGTCGGTCGCCGCAAGCAGGCGATCGCCCGCGTGCGCCTCACGCCCGGCACCGGTGTCATCACCGTCAACGGCCGTGCGCTCGACGAGTACTTCCCCAACAAGCTGCACCAGCAGCTGATCAACGACCCGTTCAAGGTCCTCGACCTGCTCGGCTCGTACGACGTCGTCGCGAAGATCTCCGGCGGTGGCCCCTCGGGTCAGGCCGGCGCCCTCCGCCTCGGCATCAGCCGCACGCTGAACGAGATCGACGAAGAGAACAACCGCGCCGAGCTGAAGAAGGCGGGCTTCCTCAGCCGCGACGCTCGCGTCAAGGAGCGCAAGAAGGCCGGTCTCAAGAAGGCCCGTAAGGCTCCTCAGTTCTCCAAGCGCTAG
- a CDS encoding tRNA pseudouridine synthase A, whose protein sequence is MENESGAVRLRLDVSYDGTAFNGWSTQPGLRTVQGEIEAALDTTFRRYLPAPRLVVAGRTDAGVHATGQVAHLDLTAAQHAFLQVPHRNKTKYPPFPPALRLARRINGLAGAEDDLHVTHASVVPATFDARYSALWREYEYRVSDLTGPRHPIRRFDTLWFDATVDVDLMNATALSLLGLHDWAAYCRPRVGATTVRTLQEFHWRRDPDGILVARVRADAFCHSMVRSLVGVTLAVGEGRLALADAARIREARLRSGEFKVAQAHGLTLREVSYPHEEQFEARAELTRARRAAL, encoded by the coding sequence GTGGAAAACGAGAGCGGAGCCGTGCGACTGAGGCTCGACGTCTCGTACGACGGCACCGCCTTCAACGGCTGGAGCACGCAGCCCGGTCTCCGCACCGTCCAGGGCGAGATCGAGGCCGCGCTCGACACGACGTTCCGGCGCTACCTTCCGGCTCCGCGCCTCGTCGTCGCCGGACGCACCGACGCCGGCGTCCACGCCACAGGGCAGGTCGCCCACCTCGACCTGACGGCTGCGCAGCACGCGTTCCTGCAGGTCCCGCACCGCAACAAGACGAAGTACCCGCCGTTCCCGCCGGCGCTCCGGCTCGCGCGCAGGATCAACGGGCTGGCCGGCGCAGAAGACGACCTCCACGTCACACACGCCTCGGTGGTGCCCGCGACCTTCGATGCCCGCTACTCGGCGCTCTGGCGCGAGTACGAGTACCGCGTGAGCGACCTGACCGGGCCCCGGCACCCCATTCGGCGCTTCGACACCCTCTGGTTCGACGCGACGGTCGACGTCGACCTCATGAACGCCACCGCGCTGAGCCTCCTGGGGCTGCACGACTGGGCGGCCTACTGCAGACCCCGGGTGGGAGCGACGACCGTGCGGACGCTCCAGGAGTTCCACTGGCGGCGCGATCCGGACGGGATCCTGGTCGCCCGCGTCCGGGCCGATGCGTTCTGCCACAGCATGGTGCGCTCTCTCGTCGGCGTCACGCTGGCCGTGGGGGAGGGGCGGCTCGCGCTGGCAGACGCCGCGCGCATCCGCGAGGCGCGGCTCCGGAGCGGCGAGTTCAAGGTCGCGCAGGCGCACGGGCTGACGCTCCGCGAGGTGTCGTATCCGCACGAGGAGCAGTTCGAGGCGCGGGCCGAGCTGACCCGGGCGCGGCGCGCTGCGCTCTGA
- the infA gene encoding translation initiation factor IF-1 has product MAKKDGVIEIEGAVVEALPNAMFRVELSNGHKVLAHISGKMRQHYIRILPEDRVIVELSPYDLTRGRIVYRYK; this is encoded by the coding sequence ATGGCCAAAAAAGACGGTGTCATCGAAATCGAAGGCGCAGTGGTCGAAGCGCTGCCCAACGCCATGTTCCGCGTTGAGCTGAGCAACGGACACAAGGTCCTCGCACACATCTCCGGAAAGATGCGGCAGCACTACATCCGCATCCTCCCCGAAGACCGTGTGATCGTGGAGCTGAGCCCCTACGACCTGACCCGCGGCCGGATCGTCTACCGCTACAAGTAG
- the rpmJ gene encoding 50S ribosomal protein L36 yields MKVKPSVKPICEHCKVIRRNGRVMVICNSNPRHKQRQG; encoded by the coding sequence ATGAAGGTCAAGCCCAGCGTCAAGCCCATCTGCGAGCACTGCAAGGTGATTCGCCGCAACGGCCGCGTCATGGTCATCTGCAACAGCAACCCGCGCCACAAGCAGCGCCAGGGCTGA
- the rplQ gene encoding 50S ribosomal protein L17, with amino-acid sequence MPKPTKGPRLGGGPAHERLLLANMAGQLFTHKSIKTTETKAKRLRPVAERLVTFAKRGDLHSRRRVQSILRNKEATHILFSEVAPLLELREGGYTRITKLGFRKGDNASMVQIELVLEPVSPKTKGAAKSSRSSAAAVPATTQALLDEPSDELTASDEAIIEATTEAPVDSDETPETTAELESESSDELTASDETIIEATTEAPADEAAADEGDAKK; translated from the coding sequence ATGCCCAAGCCCACCAAGGGTCCCCGCCTCGGAGGCGGCCCGGCGCACGAGCGCCTGCTGCTCGCCAACATGGCCGGCCAGCTGTTCACGCACAAGAGCATCAAGACGACCGAGACCAAGGCCAAGCGCCTGCGTCCCGTCGCCGAGCGCCTGGTCACGTTCGCCAAGCGCGGCGACCTCCACTCGCGTCGTCGCGTCCAGAGCATCCTGCGCAACAAAGAGGCCACGCACATCCTGTTCTCCGAGGTCGCGCCCCTGCTGGAGCTCCGTGAGGGCGGTTACACCCGCATCACCAAGCTCGGCTTCCGCAAGGGCGACAACGCGTCGATGGTGCAGATCGAGCTCGTCCTCGAGCCCGTGAGCCCGAAGACCAAGGGCGCTGCCAAGAGCTCGCGCTCCTCGGCTGCTGCCGTCCCGGCGACCACCCAGGCGCTCCTCGACGAGCCGTCCGACGAGCTGACCGCTTCTGACGAGGCGATCATCGAGGCCACGACCGAGGCTCCCGTCGACTCCGACGAGACCCCCGAGACGACCGCCGAGCTCGAGAGCGAGTCGTCCGACGAGCTGACCGCCTCCGACGAGACGATCATCGAGGCCACCACCGAGGCGCCGGCCGACGAGGCCGCCGCCGACGAGGGCGACGCCAAGAAGTAG
- the rplM gene encoding 50S ribosomal protein L13 codes for MTRTFSPTPVDVQPQWLIIDAEDIVLGRLASHVAALLRGKHKPTFAPHMDMGDFVIVVNAEKVALTGSKLQTKLAYRHSGYPGGLTAQTYSEMLEKHPTRAVEKAIRGMLPKNSLGRAQIQKLKVYAGPEHPHAAQKPTPYTLDQVAQ; via the coding sequence GTGACGCGCACTTTCTCCCCCACCCCGGTTGATGTCCAGCCGCAGTGGCTGATCATCGACGCCGAAGACATCGTCCTCGGCCGTCTCGCCAGCCACGTCGCCGCGCTTCTGCGCGGCAAGCACAAGCCCACGTTCGCTCCCCACATGGACATGGGCGACTTCGTCATCGTCGTCAACGCCGAGAAGGTCGCACTGACCGGCTCCAAGCTGCAGACGAAGCTGGCCTACCGCCACTCGGGCTACCCGGGCGGCCTCACGGCTCAGACCTACTCCGAGATGCTCGAGAAGCACCCGACGCGCGCGGTCGAGAAGGCCATCCGCGGCATGCTTCCGAAGAACTCCCTCGGTCGCGCGCAGATCCAGAAGCTGAAGGTGTACGCGGGTCCTGAGCACCCTCACGCGGCACAGAAGCCCACGCCGTACACCCTCGACCAGGTCGCCCAGTAG
- the rpsM gene encoding 30S ribosomal protein S13, whose protein sequence is MARLAGVDIPRDKRVEVALTYIYGVGRTRALKTLAETSIDGNIRVKDLSDDQLVLLRDYIEGNFKVEGDLRREVAADIRRKVEIGSYEGIRHRRGLPVRGQRTKTNARTRKGPKRTVAGKKKAR, encoded by the coding sequence ATGGCACGTCTAGCAGGCGTAGACATCCCGCGCGACAAGCGCGTGGAAGTCGCACTGACCTACATCTACGGAGTCGGCCGCACGCGCGCGCTCAAGACTCTCGCCGAGACCTCGATCGACGGCAACATCCGCGTCAAAGACCTGAGCGACGACCAGCTCGTCCTGCTCCGCGACTACATCGAGGGCAACTTCAAGGTAGAAGGTGACCTCCGCCGCGAGGTCGCCGCCGACATCCGCCGCAAGGTCGAGATCGGCAGCTACGAGGGCATCCGCCACCGCCGCGGTCTGCCCGTCCGCGGCCAGCGCACCAAGACCAACGCTCGTACCCGCAAGGGCCCGAAGCGCACGGTCGCCGGCAAGAAGAAGGCTCGATAG
- a CDS encoding MFS transporter, whose product MSSGSTPAPARQSLGFAAVVFVFAVVMIGTTLPTPIYPEYQRQFGFSGGTTTVLFAVYAAGVIAALVGVGQLSQIVGRRPMLLAGVVLSLVSAVLFAIGTAESLLFVGRVFSGFSAGILTSTGTVAVLEQAPKARKAVAGALATAANIGGLGLGMFLAGLLAQVTPWPTRAPYVVHAILLVIAGVALLVVRETVEKKQDARFRLQRPGVPSEARRVFAAASIGAVAGFAVCGLYSSVAPNFVGTVLGIHSPLVVGVTTASLFAASAVAQIVLGRLGLVPAIATGSIQLFVGMILLAVALPLASLALLLVSSVVSGAGQGLLFSFGLRAIVAAAPDDRRTEATSAYFVVAYLAISVPAILAGVAEGLIGLTATGVGYAAVMGVLCVVAFAGRGRFAGVAD is encoded by the coding sequence GTGAGCTCAGGATCGACCCCCGCACCCGCCCGGCAGTCCCTCGGCTTCGCCGCCGTGGTGTTCGTCTTCGCCGTCGTCATGATCGGCACCACTCTGCCGACGCCGATCTACCCCGAGTACCAGAGGCAGTTCGGCTTCTCCGGCGGGACGACGACCGTGCTCTTCGCCGTGTACGCGGCGGGTGTCATCGCGGCCCTCGTCGGCGTCGGGCAGCTGAGCCAGATCGTCGGTCGTCGACCCATGCTCCTGGCCGGGGTCGTGCTGTCGCTCGTCAGCGCCGTCCTCTTCGCCATCGGGACCGCCGAGAGCCTGCTCTTCGTCGGCCGCGTGTTCTCCGGCTTCTCGGCCGGCATCCTGACCAGCACGGGCACCGTGGCGGTGCTCGAGCAGGCCCCGAAGGCGCGCAAGGCTGTTGCCGGAGCCCTGGCCACCGCGGCGAACATCGGCGGCCTCGGCCTCGGCATGTTCCTCGCCGGGCTGCTGGCGCAGGTGACGCCCTGGCCGACACGCGCGCCCTACGTGGTGCACGCGATCCTGCTGGTGATCGCCGGGGTGGCCCTGCTCGTGGTCCGGGAGACCGTCGAGAAGAAGCAGGATGCGCGGTTCCGGCTGCAGCGGCCGGGCGTGCCGAGCGAGGCGAGGCGCGTCTTCGCGGCGGCCTCCATCGGCGCCGTCGCCGGCTTCGCGGTCTGCGGCCTCTACTCGTCGGTGGCGCCGAACTTCGTCGGGACCGTGCTCGGCATCCACTCGCCGCTGGTCGTCGGCGTGACGACCGCGTCGCTGTTCGCCGCCTCCGCCGTCGCGCAGATCGTGCTCGGCAGGCTCGGGCTCGTGCCGGCCATCGCGACCGGGAGCATCCAGCTGTTCGTCGGGATGATCCTGCTCGCCGTCGCCCTGCCGCTCGCCTCGCTCGCGCTGCTGCTGGTCTCGTCGGTCGTGTCGGGTGCCGGCCAGGGACTGCTGTTCAGTTTCGGGCTGCGCGCGATCGTCGCGGCGGCCCCCGACGACAGGCGGACGGAGGCGACGAGCGCGTACTTCGTCGTGGCGTACCTCGCGATCTCGGTGCCGGCGATCCTGGCCGGTGTGGCCGAGGGGCTGATCGGGCTCACGGCGACGGGGGTCGGGTACGCGGCCGTGATGGGGGTGCTGTGCGTGGTGGCCTTCGCCGGTCGGGGGCGCTTCGCGGGCGTCGCCGACTGA
- a CDS encoding DNA-directed RNA polymerase subunit alpha: protein MLIAQRPTLTEENISEFRSRFVIEPLEPGFGYTLGNSMRRTLLSSIPGAAVTSIRIDGVLHEFTTVPGVKEDVTEVILNIKSLVVSSEHDEPITAYLRKQGAGQVTAADISVPAGVEVHNPELVIATLNDKAKFELELTIERGRGYVSAVQNRSEFSEAGQIPIDSIYSPVLKVTYRVEATRAGERTDFDRLVVDVETKPAISPRDAIASAGRTLVELFGLARELNTAAEGIEIGPAPVDAVLSSELQTPIEDLDLSVRSYNCLKREGINTVSELVALSETQLMNIRNFGQKSVDEVKDKLVELGLSLKDTVPGFDGAHFYSGYDEDETN from the coding sequence GTGCTCATTGCACAGCGCCCCACCCTCACCGAGGAGAACATCTCGGAGTTCCGCTCCCGCTTCGTGATCGAGCCCCTCGAGCCCGGCTTCGGCTACACGCTCGGCAACTCGATGCGTCGCACCCTCCTCTCGTCGATTCCCGGAGCGGCTGTCACCAGCATCCGCATCGACGGCGTGCTCCACGAGTTCACGACGGTCCCCGGTGTCAAAGAAGACGTCACCGAGGTCATCCTGAACATCAAGAGCCTCGTCGTCTCGAGCGAGCACGACGAGCCGATCACCGCCTACCTGCGCAAGCAGGGTGCCGGTCAGGTCACCGCCGCCGACATCTCGGTCCCGGCCGGTGTCGAGGTGCACAACCCCGAGCTCGTCATCGCGACCCTGAACGACAAGGCCAAGTTCGAACTCGAGCTGACCATCGAGCGCGGCCGCGGCTACGTGTCGGCGGTCCAGAACCGCTCGGAGTTCTCCGAGGCCGGTCAGATCCCGATCGACTCGATCTACTCGCCCGTCCTCAAGGTGACCTACCGCGTCGAGGCGACTCGTGCCGGTGAGCGCACCGACTTCGACCGCCTGGTGGTCGACGTCGAGACCAAGCCCGCGATCAGCCCCCGCGACGCCATCGCGTCGGCCGGCCGCACCCTGGTCGAGCTCTTCGGTCTCGCCCGTGAGCTCAACACCGCCGCCGAGGGCATCGAGATCGGCCCCGCGCCGGTCGACGCCGTCCTCTCGTCGGAGCTGCAGACCCCGATCGAGGACCTCGATCTGTCGGTGCGCAGCTACAACTGCCTGAAGCGCGAGGGCATCAACACGGTGTCCGAGCTCGTCGCCCTGTCGGAGACGCAGCTCATGAACATCCGCAACTTCGGTCAGAAGTCGGTCGACGAGGTGAAGGACAAGCTCGTCGAGCTCGGCCTCTCGCTGAAAGACACCGTTCCCGGCTTCGACGGCGCTCACTTCTACAGCGGCTACGACGAGGACGAGACCAACTAG
- the glmM gene encoding phosphoglucosamine mutase — protein sequence MTRLFGTDGVRGLANRELTAVLALGLAQASAVVLTKGHHADARRAEGRRPVALLARDPRISGEFLAAAVAAGLASSGVDVLDAGVIPTPAAAFLVADSGADFGVMISASHNPAPDNGIKFFAFGGAKLPDEVEDRIEATMDAPRLMPVGGDVGRIRRFADAEDRYVVHLLGAVRNRLDGIHVVLDCANGAAAGVSPEVFHDLGARVTVIGADPDGVNINDGVGSTHLAQLSAAVLEHGADVGIAHDGDADRCLAVDASGAVVDGDQIMAILALSLKERGALKDDTLVATVMSNLGLKRAMQDHGVRVVETGVGDRYVLEEMNEHGFSLGGEQSGHIIFAEHATTGDGVLTGLSLVAEMARTGKSLAELASVMTVFPQILINVRDVDRARLHGDEVVAAAVAAAEESLGDAGRVLLRPSGTEQLVRVMVEAASQDDADRIAHSLAEVVRERLGNAAA from the coding sequence ATGACGCGTCTCTTCGGAACCGACGGAGTTCGGGGCCTCGCCAACCGCGAGTTGACGGCCGTACTCGCCCTGGGCCTCGCCCAGGCGAGTGCGGTCGTGCTCACGAAGGGGCATCACGCCGATGCCCGCCGTGCCGAGGGGCGACGACCCGTCGCCCTCCTGGCGCGCGACCCCCGCATCTCGGGGGAGTTCCTCGCCGCGGCCGTCGCCGCAGGCCTGGCCTCGTCGGGTGTCGACGTGCTCGACGCCGGCGTGATCCCGACGCCCGCGGCGGCGTTCCTGGTCGCCGACTCCGGAGCCGACTTCGGGGTCATGATCAGTGCCTCGCACAACCCGGCGCCCGACAACGGCATCAAGTTCTTCGCCTTCGGCGGCGCGAAGCTGCCCGACGAGGTCGAAGACCGCATCGAGGCCACGATGGACGCCCCGCGGCTCATGCCCGTCGGCGGCGATGTCGGCAGGATCCGGCGCTTCGCCGACGCGGAAGACCGCTACGTCGTCCACCTCCTCGGTGCCGTCCGGAACCGCCTCGACGGCATCCACGTCGTGCTCGACTGCGCCAACGGCGCGGCGGCCGGCGTCTCGCCCGAGGTGTTCCACGACCTCGGCGCACGCGTCACCGTCATCGGTGCCGACCCCGACGGCGTCAACATCAACGACGGGGTGGGCTCGACCCACCTCGCTCAGCTCTCCGCGGCTGTCCTCGAGCACGGCGCCGACGTCGGCATCGCCCACGACGGCGACGCCGACCGCTGCCTCGCGGTCGACGCGTCGGGCGCCGTCGTCGACGGCGACCAGATCATGGCGATCCTCGCTCTCTCGCTCAAAGAGCGCGGGGCGCTGAAAGACGACACGCTCGTCGCGACCGTCATGAGCAACCTCGGCCTGAAGCGGGCCATGCAGGATCACGGCGTCCGCGTCGTCGAGACCGGCGTCGGCGACCGCTACGTGCTCGAGGAGATGAACGAGCACGGCTTCAGCCTCGGCGGCGAGCAGTCGGGCCACATCATCTTCGCCGAGCACGCCACCACCGGCGACGGGGTCCTCACCGGGCTGTCGCTCGTGGCCGAGATGGCCAGGACGGGCAAGTCGCTGGCGGAGCTGGCCTCCGTCATGACGGTGTTCCCGCAGATCCTGATCAACGTGCGCGACGTCGACCGCGCGCGGCTGCACGGCGACGAGGTCGTCGCGGCAGCCGTGGCAGCCGCCGAGGAGTCGCTCGGAGACGCCGGCCGGGTGCTGCTGCGCCCGTCGGGCACCGAGCAGCTCGTCCGCGTCATGGTCGAGGCCGCCTCGCAGGACGACGCCGACAGGATCGCGCACTCGCTCGCCGAGGTCGTGCGGGAGCGGCTGGGGAACGCGGCGGCCTAG